In Brassica rapa cultivar Chiifu-401-42 chromosome A06, CAAS_Brap_v3.01, whole genome shotgun sequence, a single window of DNA contains:
- the LOC103874668 gene encoding probable serine/threonine protein kinase IRE isoform X1: MSPMSTTEQSHEHNRDPQLTTVKHLEKIPENPSRQSGDDEAAAEGSTTRSQDSPEMLGPSSLGLNHIRTKSSPAPSPLGFSSATPSVQEKARVGAADARADARARWPIPPHQPDQGKKVQWTQSKSLRVPVNTNPGIEVNDMTSHVGLAKETHSPRFQAILRVTSGRKKKPHDIKSFSHELNSKGVRPFPVWRSRAVGHMEEIMGAIRTKFDRQKEDVDADLGVFAGYLVTTLESTPVSNKELRTGLEDLLVEARQCATMPASEFWLKCEGIVQKLDDKRQELPMGGLKQAHNRLLFILTRCNRLVQFRKESGYVEEHILGMHQLSDLGVYPEQMVAISRQQDLLREKEIQSINEKQNLDHNSNSGGDGNEVNTAKSNDSTSSNFRMSSWKKLPSAAEKNRSANTTPKAKGEGKIQPKVYGDENAEGLHSPSGQPASAGKGDMWGFWADHQCMTYDNSMICRICEVEIPVVHVEEHSRICTIADRCDLKGIHVNVRLERVAESLETILESWTPKCGTPRGIADNATFSRHEDMDESSHRCSDDMLDCVPRSENTFSSDELKILNEVSMTNEAKDLSAGSLTPPSPGTPRKSQVDLLLSGGRKTITELENYQQINKLLEIARSVANVNLCGYSSLDFMIEQLDELKYVIQDRKADALVVETFGRRIEKLLQEKYIELCGQIDDEKVDSSKATADEESSADEDTVRSLRASPLNPRANDRTSIEDFEIIKPISRGAFGRVFLARKRATGDLFAIKVLKKADMIRKNAVESILAERNILISIRNPFVVRFFYSFTCRENLYLVMEYLNGGDLFSLLKNLGCLDEDMARIYIAEVVLALEYLHSVNIIHRDLKPDNLLINQDGHIKLTDFGLSKVGLINSTDDLSGDASLGNSEFLAEDGSNQHSQDKDSRKKHAVVGTPDYLAPEILLGMGHGKTADWWSVGVILFEVLVGIPPFNAETPQQIFENIINRDIPWPNVPDEISYEAYDLINKLLTENPVQRLGATGAGEVKQHHFFKDINWDTLARQKAMFVPSAEPQDTSYFMSRYIWNPEDENVHGGSDFDDLTDTCSSSSFTTQEEDGDECGSIAELANGPNLAVKYSFSNFSFKNLSQLASINYDLVQKNAKESTEASNPSAP; this comes from the exons ATGTCGCCGATGTCTACGACGGAACAGTCGCATGAGCATAATCGTGATCCGCAATTGACCACCGTGAAACACCTGGAGAAGATCCCTGAGAATCCTTCCCGCCAATCGGGCGACGATGAAGCTGCTGCGGAAGGTTCCACCACGAGGAGCCAGGATTCTCCCGAAATGCTTGGTCCTTCTTCCTTAGGTCTGAATCACATCAGAACGAAATCATCTCCGGCTCCGTCTCCTTTGGGATTTTCGTCGGCCACGCCTTCGGTTCAGGAGAAAGCTAGGGTTGGGGCTGCTGATGCTCGCGCCGATGCGCGTGCCAGATGGCCGATTCCTCCCCATCAACCCGATCAAG GAAAGAAAGTTCAATGGACGCAATCAAAATCTCTGCGGGTGCCTGTAAACACCAATCCAGGGATAGAGGTGAATGATATG ACTTCTCATGTTGGTCTTGCAAAGGAAACACATTCTCCACGTTTTCAAGCGATACTGCGTGTCACAAGTGGACGTAAGAAGAAACCTCATGATATCAAGAGCTTCTCTCATGAACTCAACTCCAAAGGTGTTAGGCCTTTCCCCGTGTGGAGGTCTCGAGCTGTTGGTCACATGGAG GAGATTATGGGGGCGATTAGAACCAAGTTTGATAGACAAAAGGAGGATGTTGATGCTGATTTGGGAGTTTTTGCTGGCTACTTGGTCACCACTCTTGAGAGCACTCCTGTATCTAACAAAGAGTTGAGAACGGGTCTCGAGGATCTGTTGGTGGAGGCTCGCCAATGTGCAACCATGCCAGCGAGTGAGTTTTGGCTCAAATGTGAAGGGATTGTTCAGAAGCTAGATGATAAACGTCAGGAGCTACCCATGGGGGGACTCAAGCAGGCTCATAACCGTCTTCTTTTCATCCTTACTCGCTGCAATAGGCTCGTGCAGTTTCGTAAAGAGAGCGGTTACGTTGAAGAGCACATTCTTGGGATGCATCAGCTTAGTGATCTCGGTGTTTATCCTGAACAGATGGTAGCGATTTCGAGACAGCAGGACCTTCTTCGAGAGAAGGAGATCCAAAGCATTAACGAAAAGCAGAATCTTGATCACAACTCCAACAGTGGAGGTGATGGGAATGAAGTCAACACTGCTAAAAGTAATGATTCAACTTCGAGCAATTTCCGGATGTCATCCTGGAAGAAGCTTCCGTCTGCTGCCGAGAAGAACCGTAGTGCTAATACTACTCCCAAGGCGAAAGGAGAGGGAAAAATCCAACCAAAAGTGTATGGAGATGAAAACGCTGAAGGCTTGCATAGCCCCTCAGGCCAGCCTGCATCCGCAGGAAAAGGTGACATGTGGGGTTTCTGGGCGGATCATCAATGTATGACATACGATAACTCCATGATCTGCCGTATCTGCGAAGTTGAAATACCAGTTGTACATGTAGAAGAGCACTCTCGAATCTGCACCATCGCTGATAGGTGTGACTTGAAGGGGATACATGTGAACGTGAGGCTTGAAAGAGTAGCTGAAAGTCTTGAGACAATTCTGGAGTCATGGACGCCCAAGTGCGGAACCCCGAGAGGAATTGCTGATAATGCTACATTCAGTAGACATGAAGATATGGATGAAAGCTCTCATAGATGTTCAGATGACATGCTTGATTGTGTTCCTCGTTCAGAGAATACATTTTCTTCGGATGAACTGAAAATCTTGAATGAAGTGTCTATGACGAATGAAGCAAAAGACTTGTCAGCAGGAAGCTTGACACCACCATCACCAGGAACACCAAGAAAAAGCCAAGTAGATTTGCTACTAAGTGGTGGTCGGAAAACAATAACAGAGCTTGAGAATTATCAACAG ATAAACAAGTTGCTAGAGATTGCTCGCTCTGTGGCAAATGTGAATTTATGTGGATACAGCTCATTGGACTTCATGATTGAGCAGTTGGATGAGCTAAAGTACGTCATTCAGGATAGGAAGGCAGACGCCCTCGTGGTAGAAACGTTTGGAAGGAGAATAGAGAAGCTATTGCA GGAGAAGTACATTGAACTTTGTGGACAGATAGATGATGAAAAAGTAGACTCATCAAAAGCCACGGCGGATGAAGAAAGCTCAGCAGATGAGGATACAGTGCGTAGCTTACGGGCGAGCCCACTAAATCCACGCGCTAATGATCGAACATCAATAGaagattttgaaattataaaaccaaTCAGCCGCGGTGCATTTGGAAGAGTGTTTCTTGCAAGGAAAAGGGCAACTGGTGATTTGTTCGCTATTAAG GTTCTAAAGAAGGCTGATATGATCCGTAAGAATGCTGTTGAGAGTATTTTAGCGGAGCGTAACATCCTTATCTCAATTCGTAACCCATTCGTG GTCCGTTTTTTCTATTCTTTCACATGCCGCGAAAATCTTTATCTGGTCATGGAGTACTTAAATGGTGGAGATCTCTTTTCATTGCTGAAAAATCTTGGTTGCTTAGACGAAGACATGGCCCGCATTTACATTGCAGAAGTT GTGCTTGCACTGGAGTATTTGCATTCTGTAAATATCATTCACAGAGACTTAAAGCCGGACAATTTGTTGATCAATCAGGATGGTCACATCAAG TTAACAGACTTTGGGCTTTCCAAGGTTGGTCTTATCAACAGCACAGATGACTTATCAGGTGACGCATCATTGGGAAATAGTGAATTTTTAGCCGAAGATGGAAGCAATCAACATTCACAAGACAAAGATAGCCGTAAAAAGCATGCAGTTGTTGGAACACCTGATTATCTTGCACCTGAAATACTTCTTGGAATGGGTCATG GTAAAACCGCTGATTGGTGGTCAGTAGGTGTTATTCTCTTTGAGGTTCTCGTGGGTATTCCTCCTTTCAATGCAGAAACCCCACAG caaatttttgaaaatataatcaaCAGAGATATACCATGGCCAAATGTGCCAGATGAGATATCTTATGAAGCATATGATTTGATCAACAA GCTGCTAACCGAAAATCCTGTCCAAAGACTAGGTGCAACAGGAGCTGGAGAG GTGAAGCAGCATCATTTTTTCAAAGATATAAACTGGGACACACTTGCCAGGCAAAAG GCTATGTTTGTACCATCGGCTGAACCACAAGACACTAGCTATTTCATGAGCCGGTATATATGGAACCCGGAAGACGAAAATGTTCATGGAGGCAGCGATTTTGATGACCTTACAGACACGTGCAGCAGCAGCTCTTTCACCACACAGGAGGAAGAT GGTGATGAGTGTGGTAGCATAGCAGAATTAGCAAACGGACCCAATCTTGCTGTGAAGTATTCCTTCAGCAATTTTTCTTTCAAG AACCTCTCACAACTGGCTTCGATCAACTATGATCTTGTCCAAAAGAACGCTAAGGAATCAACAGAGGCTTCAAACCCATCAGCCCCTTGA
- the LOC103874668 gene encoding probable serine/threonine protein kinase IRE isoform X2, producing the protein MSPMSTTEQSHEHNRDPQLTTVKHLEKIPENPSRQSGDDEAAAEGSTTRSQDSPEMLGPSSLGLNHIRTKSSPAPSPLGFSSATPSVQEKARVGAADARADARARWPIPPHQPDQGKKVQWTQSKSLRVPVNTNPGIETSHVGLAKETHSPRFQAILRVTSGRKKKPHDIKSFSHELNSKGVRPFPVWRSRAVGHMEEIMGAIRTKFDRQKEDVDADLGVFAGYLVTTLESTPVSNKELRTGLEDLLVEARQCATMPASEFWLKCEGIVQKLDDKRQELPMGGLKQAHNRLLFILTRCNRLVQFRKESGYVEEHILGMHQLSDLGVYPEQMVAISRQQDLLREKEIQSINEKQNLDHNSNSGGDGNEVNTAKSNDSTSSNFRMSSWKKLPSAAEKNRSANTTPKAKGEGKIQPKVYGDENAEGLHSPSGQPASAGKGDMWGFWADHQCMTYDNSMICRICEVEIPVVHVEEHSRICTIADRCDLKGIHVNVRLERVAESLETILESWTPKCGTPRGIADNATFSRHEDMDESSHRCSDDMLDCVPRSENTFSSDELKILNEVSMTNEAKDLSAGSLTPPSPGTPRKSQVDLLLSGGRKTITELENYQQINKLLEIARSVANVNLCGYSSLDFMIEQLDELKYVIQDRKADALVVETFGRRIEKLLQEKYIELCGQIDDEKVDSSKATADEESSADEDTVRSLRASPLNPRANDRTSIEDFEIIKPISRGAFGRVFLARKRATGDLFAIKVLKKADMIRKNAVESILAERNILISIRNPFVVRFFYSFTCRENLYLVMEYLNGGDLFSLLKNLGCLDEDMARIYIAEVVLALEYLHSVNIIHRDLKPDNLLINQDGHIKLTDFGLSKVGLINSTDDLSGDASLGNSEFLAEDGSNQHSQDKDSRKKHAVVGTPDYLAPEILLGMGHGKTADWWSVGVILFEVLVGIPPFNAETPQQIFENIINRDIPWPNVPDEISYEAYDLINKLLTENPVQRLGATGAGEVKQHHFFKDINWDTLARQKAMFVPSAEPQDTSYFMSRYIWNPEDENVHGGSDFDDLTDTCSSSSFTTQEEDGDECGSIAELANGPNLAVKYSFSNFSFKNLSQLASINYDLVQKNAKESTEASNPSAP; encoded by the exons ATGTCGCCGATGTCTACGACGGAACAGTCGCATGAGCATAATCGTGATCCGCAATTGACCACCGTGAAACACCTGGAGAAGATCCCTGAGAATCCTTCCCGCCAATCGGGCGACGATGAAGCTGCTGCGGAAGGTTCCACCACGAGGAGCCAGGATTCTCCCGAAATGCTTGGTCCTTCTTCCTTAGGTCTGAATCACATCAGAACGAAATCATCTCCGGCTCCGTCTCCTTTGGGATTTTCGTCGGCCACGCCTTCGGTTCAGGAGAAAGCTAGGGTTGGGGCTGCTGATGCTCGCGCCGATGCGCGTGCCAGATGGCCGATTCCTCCCCATCAACCCGATCAAG GAAAGAAAGTTCAATGGACGCAATCAAAATCTCTGCGGGTGCCTGTAAACACCAATCCAGGGATAGAG ACTTCTCATGTTGGTCTTGCAAAGGAAACACATTCTCCACGTTTTCAAGCGATACTGCGTGTCACAAGTGGACGTAAGAAGAAACCTCATGATATCAAGAGCTTCTCTCATGAACTCAACTCCAAAGGTGTTAGGCCTTTCCCCGTGTGGAGGTCTCGAGCTGTTGGTCACATGGAG GAGATTATGGGGGCGATTAGAACCAAGTTTGATAGACAAAAGGAGGATGTTGATGCTGATTTGGGAGTTTTTGCTGGCTACTTGGTCACCACTCTTGAGAGCACTCCTGTATCTAACAAAGAGTTGAGAACGGGTCTCGAGGATCTGTTGGTGGAGGCTCGCCAATGTGCAACCATGCCAGCGAGTGAGTTTTGGCTCAAATGTGAAGGGATTGTTCAGAAGCTAGATGATAAACGTCAGGAGCTACCCATGGGGGGACTCAAGCAGGCTCATAACCGTCTTCTTTTCATCCTTACTCGCTGCAATAGGCTCGTGCAGTTTCGTAAAGAGAGCGGTTACGTTGAAGAGCACATTCTTGGGATGCATCAGCTTAGTGATCTCGGTGTTTATCCTGAACAGATGGTAGCGATTTCGAGACAGCAGGACCTTCTTCGAGAGAAGGAGATCCAAAGCATTAACGAAAAGCAGAATCTTGATCACAACTCCAACAGTGGAGGTGATGGGAATGAAGTCAACACTGCTAAAAGTAATGATTCAACTTCGAGCAATTTCCGGATGTCATCCTGGAAGAAGCTTCCGTCTGCTGCCGAGAAGAACCGTAGTGCTAATACTACTCCCAAGGCGAAAGGAGAGGGAAAAATCCAACCAAAAGTGTATGGAGATGAAAACGCTGAAGGCTTGCATAGCCCCTCAGGCCAGCCTGCATCCGCAGGAAAAGGTGACATGTGGGGTTTCTGGGCGGATCATCAATGTATGACATACGATAACTCCATGATCTGCCGTATCTGCGAAGTTGAAATACCAGTTGTACATGTAGAAGAGCACTCTCGAATCTGCACCATCGCTGATAGGTGTGACTTGAAGGGGATACATGTGAACGTGAGGCTTGAAAGAGTAGCTGAAAGTCTTGAGACAATTCTGGAGTCATGGACGCCCAAGTGCGGAACCCCGAGAGGAATTGCTGATAATGCTACATTCAGTAGACATGAAGATATGGATGAAAGCTCTCATAGATGTTCAGATGACATGCTTGATTGTGTTCCTCGTTCAGAGAATACATTTTCTTCGGATGAACTGAAAATCTTGAATGAAGTGTCTATGACGAATGAAGCAAAAGACTTGTCAGCAGGAAGCTTGACACCACCATCACCAGGAACACCAAGAAAAAGCCAAGTAGATTTGCTACTAAGTGGTGGTCGGAAAACAATAACAGAGCTTGAGAATTATCAACAG ATAAACAAGTTGCTAGAGATTGCTCGCTCTGTGGCAAATGTGAATTTATGTGGATACAGCTCATTGGACTTCATGATTGAGCAGTTGGATGAGCTAAAGTACGTCATTCAGGATAGGAAGGCAGACGCCCTCGTGGTAGAAACGTTTGGAAGGAGAATAGAGAAGCTATTGCA GGAGAAGTACATTGAACTTTGTGGACAGATAGATGATGAAAAAGTAGACTCATCAAAAGCCACGGCGGATGAAGAAAGCTCAGCAGATGAGGATACAGTGCGTAGCTTACGGGCGAGCCCACTAAATCCACGCGCTAATGATCGAACATCAATAGaagattttgaaattataaaaccaaTCAGCCGCGGTGCATTTGGAAGAGTGTTTCTTGCAAGGAAAAGGGCAACTGGTGATTTGTTCGCTATTAAG GTTCTAAAGAAGGCTGATATGATCCGTAAGAATGCTGTTGAGAGTATTTTAGCGGAGCGTAACATCCTTATCTCAATTCGTAACCCATTCGTG GTCCGTTTTTTCTATTCTTTCACATGCCGCGAAAATCTTTATCTGGTCATGGAGTACTTAAATGGTGGAGATCTCTTTTCATTGCTGAAAAATCTTGGTTGCTTAGACGAAGACATGGCCCGCATTTACATTGCAGAAGTT GTGCTTGCACTGGAGTATTTGCATTCTGTAAATATCATTCACAGAGACTTAAAGCCGGACAATTTGTTGATCAATCAGGATGGTCACATCAAG TTAACAGACTTTGGGCTTTCCAAGGTTGGTCTTATCAACAGCACAGATGACTTATCAGGTGACGCATCATTGGGAAATAGTGAATTTTTAGCCGAAGATGGAAGCAATCAACATTCACAAGACAAAGATAGCCGTAAAAAGCATGCAGTTGTTGGAACACCTGATTATCTTGCACCTGAAATACTTCTTGGAATGGGTCATG GTAAAACCGCTGATTGGTGGTCAGTAGGTGTTATTCTCTTTGAGGTTCTCGTGGGTATTCCTCCTTTCAATGCAGAAACCCCACAG caaatttttgaaaatataatcaaCAGAGATATACCATGGCCAAATGTGCCAGATGAGATATCTTATGAAGCATATGATTTGATCAACAA GCTGCTAACCGAAAATCCTGTCCAAAGACTAGGTGCAACAGGAGCTGGAGAG GTGAAGCAGCATCATTTTTTCAAAGATATAAACTGGGACACACTTGCCAGGCAAAAG GCTATGTTTGTACCATCGGCTGAACCACAAGACACTAGCTATTTCATGAGCCGGTATATATGGAACCCGGAAGACGAAAATGTTCATGGAGGCAGCGATTTTGATGACCTTACAGACACGTGCAGCAGCAGCTCTTTCACCACACAGGAGGAAGAT GGTGATGAGTGTGGTAGCATAGCAGAATTAGCAAACGGACCCAATCTTGCTGTGAAGTATTCCTTCAGCAATTTTTCTTTCAAG AACCTCTCACAACTGGCTTCGATCAACTATGATCTTGTCCAAAAGAACGCTAAGGAATCAACAGAGGCTTCAAACCCATCAGCCCCTTGA
- the LOC103874666 gene encoding transcription factor MYB20 gives MGGRKPCCDEVGLRKGPWTADEDGKLVDFLRTRGASGGWCWRDVPKLAGLKRCGKSCRLRWTNYLRPDLKRGLFSEEEIQLVIDLHAQLGNRWSKIAAELPGRTDNDIKNYWNTHIKRKLIRMGIDPNTHSPFDQQKVSHEKEETTLVNGQGPLHQAEAPVGSQNDTSAGNLTHLADIDGDNIQPWSFLMENNGGGCSSVGELTMLLSGDITSSCSSSSSLWLKYGELGYEDLELGCFDD, from the exons ATGGGTGGTCGTAAACCATGTTGTGATGAGGTTGGACTCAGAAAGGGGCCATGGACGGCGGACGAAGATGGGAAACTAGTTGATTTCTTAAGAACACGTGGAGCAAGCGGCGGATGGTGCTGGAGAGATGTGCCGAAGCTGGCGGGGCTAAAGAGGTGCGGCAAAAGTTGCCGTCTCCGGTGGACTAATTATCTGCGGCCAGATCTCAAGAGAGGTCTTTTTAGTGAAGAGGAAATTCAACTAGTCATTGATCTTCATGCGCAACTTGGCAAtag ATGGTCGAAGATTGCAGCAGAACTACCGGGAAGAACAGACAAcgatataaaaaattattggaaCACTCATATAAAGAGGAAGCTCATAAGAATGGGTATTGATCCAAACACACATAGTCCGTTTGACCAACAGAAAGTCAGCCACGAGAAGGAGGAGACGACATTGGTCAACGGCCAAGGCCCTCTGCACCAGGCAGAGGCACCGGTGGGTTCGCAGAATGATACGTCAGCAGGAAATCTAACCCACTTAGCTGACATTGACGGTGACAATATTCAACCGTGGAGCTTTTTAATGGAGAACAACGGAGGAGGATGTTCTTCGGTGGGAGAGCTGACGATGCTGTTGTCCGGAGACATTACGTCATCATGTTCGTCTTCGTCATCGTTGTGGTTGAAGTATGGAGAGTTGGGATACGAAGATTTAGAACTTGGATGTTTCGACGACTAG